One window of the Nicotiana tabacum cultivar K326 chromosome 4, ASM71507v2, whole genome shotgun sequence genome contains the following:
- the LOC107820069 gene encoding uncharacterized protein LOC107820069 translates to MSVAKLRIGATPAAMKADEGNDSLDTLIRQAIGKEPLFSFSRTGDGPVQWFQLLHGLEQQDNAGGWPMLTPLKLQKCEKCSREFYAPINYRRHMRLHRRALNFDKESRKYRDLLGAFWDKLSVDEIKEVVSLHDVSIKDLAGSSLVNDLATSLQKMVIWAHPQDYYKAGLALLEVIQGKPSKLPITSQELFSILDDASEKTFLCAGTAESVQKYVFDGYAAKKGLELKNLVACASFLFEQKLVKAWFADKDAEAMRCQKLLFEEEEAAQKRQAELLERKKLKKLRQKEQRAREQSNWERGDLEVPADSFEGPIAESSVRSAAASESSSSTPEVSDDISSCLELVQFTNNENMDIEAQLNISHPHLDLVEIQDVEPPPVSANSRRHFPHTQWQVAKSQRTGRNGFRNSQNHEVQKLEPVQKHGVIKDRGAPVNGSKIWTRKIRVQNGERLRLDPQKEAIDQDQSNCEVMIGSISVPMKNCSTHGQGNCPTVEKDNFESTEPAMLQKLNHVQKPAKHDVLQDGSNGAAVKLWRPVSRHGSGQQDPGEDVIFVKLDNRTSSTENNLRLCSRDNPTGKSKNYTCQVSDGNVFQGLGFCSVSAKAFLSQRWKEAISGDHVRLVLSDDTEVSGQSDMQNGSSEAALSYADQDHGILVKADNQQANTGDLSFSSNGNTKVKFRQKPDKSTKIKYIPKQKQNP, encoded by the exons ATGTCGGTTGCAAAGCTCAGAATAGGTGCTACTCCAGCTGCAATGAAAGCCGATGAGGGAAATGATTCGCTTGATACTTTGATTAGGCAAGCCATAGGCAAGGagcctcttttttctttctcaagAACAGGGGATGGTCCTGTCCAGTGGTTTCAACTGCTTCATGGTTTAGAGCAGCAAG ATAATGCTGGTGGTTGGCCAATGCTAACACCGTTAAAACTTCAGAAGTGTGAAAAATGTTCTCGGGAATTTTATGCCCCTATAAATTATCGGAGACATATGCGTCTGCATCGCCGAGCTTTAAACTTTGATAAG GAATCTCGCAAATATAGGGATCTGCTGGGAGCATTTTGGGATAAG CTCTCAGTGGATGAGATTAAGGAAGTTGTATCGTTGCATGATGTTTCAATAAAG GACCTTGCTGGATCTTCACTTGTTAATGACCTGGCAACATCTCTGCAAAAGATGGTGATTTGGGCTCATCCTCAAGATTATTATAAGGCTGGTTTAGCTTTGTTG GAAGTCATCCAAGGTAAACCTTCCAAGCTTCCAATTACCTCTCAGGAATTATTTAGCATCCTTGATGATGCTAGCGAAAAAACATTTTTATGTGCTGGCACAGCCGAGTCGGTGCAAAAATATGTTTTTGACGGGTATGCTGCCAAAAAAGGTCTCGAGTTGAAAAACTTGGTTGCTTGCGCTAGCTTCCTTTTTGAACAGAAACTG GTAAAAGCATGGTTCGCAGACAAAGATGCTGAAGCTATGAGATGCCAGAAGTTGCTTTTTGAGGAGGAAGAAGCTGCTCAAAAAAG ACAAGCTGAGCTGTTGGAAAGGAAAAAGCTGAAAAAGCTTAGGCAGAAGGAACAGAGAGCAAGAGAGCAATCAAATTGGGAAAGGGGAGATTTGGAGGTACCTGCTGATTCTTTTGAAGGTCCAATAGCAGAATCTTCTGTCCGTTCAGCGGCAGCATCTGAATCCAGTTCTAGTACTCCCGAAGTATCTGATGATATTTCCTCCTGCCTTGAACTTGTTCAATTCACTAACAATGAAAATATGGACATTGAAGCCCAACTAAATATCTCTCATCCACACCTGGATCTGGTTGAAATTCAGGATGTTGAACCCCCTCCAGTGTCTGCAAATAGTCGACGGCATTTCCCCCACACCCAGTGGCAAGTCGCAAAATCACAAAGAACAGGGAGAAATGGTTTTCGTAACAGCCAGAATCATGAAGTACAGAAACTTGAACCAGTACAGAAGCATGGAGTTATTAAAGACCGAGGTGCCCCTGTTAATGGCAGTAAGATTTGGACAAGAAAAATTAGAGTGCAAAATGGTGAGCGCTTAAGGCTGGATCCGCAGAAAGAGGCAATTGATCAAGATCAGAGTAACTGTGAAGTGATGATTGGTTCTATATCTGTTCCAATGAAAAATTGCAGCACACATGGACAGGGTAACTGTCCTACTGTCGAAAAAGATAACTTTGAAAGCACAGAGCCAGCCATGCTACAAAAGTTAAATCATGTACAGAAGCCAGCAAAGCATGATGTTCTTCAGGATGGGTCAAATGGAGCAGCTGTGAAGCTCTGGAGGCCTGTGAGCAGGCATGGAAGTGGACAACAAGATCCTGGAGAGGATGTGATCTTTGTAAAGTTGGACAATCGGACTTCCTCCACTGAAAATAATTTGCGATTATGCTCGAGGGACAACCCTACTGGCAAGAGTAAGAATTACACATGTCAGGTTTCAGATGGAAATGTTTTTCAAGGTCTGGGATTTTGCAGTGTATCTGCGAAAGCTTTTCTATCTCAGA GATGGAAGGAGGCAATCTCGGGAGATCATGTTAGATTAGTCCTTTCCGATGACACTGAGGTTTCAG
- the LOC107796880 gene encoding U-box domain-containing protein 32, translating to MSEGFGVINAEGICDGENTVFVAVGKNVKEGKSILSWALKSFSVRRICILHVHQPNHLLDGKVSGTKLKQHMVKACQELERQKLHKLLNQHLLFLSQAGIQGGKVWLEMNNVEKGIIHIIEQHKIQWLVMGAAAETHYSKQLSELKSSKAKFVCQHAPIHCQIWFTCSSYLIHTRSKNCSHLTSKESLSSPKDNGGTKLHDHADDGYEDLNISEDASMSADKMVNVEIKGNYSFLRSKNKCEAHLHRSTSLPILEEGRFHAKPSSDERSRLEHAMMDAENSKKRAFEESVKRWRAEEDAMEAIHMAEVSYKLSKEEEGRRKEKEEILAKQKEEVERMKIQYDLCLKELQMIQEKKLVLESQITESSYAAQELEEKIIQAVELLISFRKKRDELQIECDNAIKEVNQFRKLVEADTDEHCIKNFFSISFSDIIEATQNFDPTSKIGEGKLGSVYKGIIHNVKVAIKMLPACGSLSDSDFQHKAESLSRVRHPNLVTLMGICSESRSLTYEFLEKGNLEDHLAGRTKSRPLCWQHRIRIAVEICSALIFLHASDPCLVHGNLTLSNILLDAKFISKISDLGVHLLVSHNENSSIDGIFCCKDDPEASDPECIDKGQLTVESDVYSFGIILLRLLTARPASGIVREVKCAWESGNLGSVLDCSAGEWPTERANLLAYLALRCCANDPLNRPNMLLDVWPTIEPMRDVSTPCPDSNTSSQGSKGQRRIPPHFVCPIFQEVMEDPYIAADGYTYEGDAIKGWLYSGHDTSPMTNLKLDTCDLIPNYALYRAIQEWQQQS from the exons ATGAGTGAGGGGTTTGGAGTGATTAATGCAGAAGGGATCTGTGATGGGGAGAATACGGTGTTTGTAGCAGTGGGAAAGAATGTGAAGGAGGGCAAATCCATACTCTCATGGGCCTTGAAAAGCTTTTCTGTTAGGAGAATTTGTATTCTTCACGTTCACCAGCCCAATCATTTAC TGGATGGGAAGGTTTCAGGTACAAAGCTGAAACAGCACATGGTGAAAGCATGCCAAGAACTTGAACGCCAAAAACTGCACAAACTTCTAAATCAGCATCTTCTCTTTTTATCCCAAGCTGGG ATACAGGGGGGTAAGGTGTGGCTTGAAATGAATAATGTGGAGAAAGGGATAATACATATTATTGAACAACACAAAATTCAATGGCTTGTCATGGGAGCAGCAGCAGAGACTCATTACTCAAA GCAATTGTCAGAGCTCAAGTCCAGCAAAGCTAAATTCGTGTGCCAGCATGCACCAATCCACTGTCAAATTTGGTTTACTTGCAGCAGCTACCTGATACATACGAG GTCTAAGAACTGCTCTCATTTAACTAGCAAAGAGTCATTGTCGTCTCCAAAAGATAATGGAGGAACCAAATTGCATGATCATGCTGATGATGGATATGAAGATTTGAACATTTCGGAAGACGCATCAATGTCAGCTGACAAAATGGTCAACGTAGAGATCAAAGGAAACTATTCATTCTTGCGCTCAAAAAACAAGTGTGAAGCACATTTACATCGTTCAACATCTCTTCCTATACTG GAAGAAGGACGATTTCACGCGAAACCCTCTAGTGATGAAAGGAGTAGACTGGAGCATGCTATGATGGATGCTGAGAACTCCAAAAAAAGGGCATTTGAAGAGTCGGTAAAGCGATGGAGAGCTGAAGAAGATGCTATGGAGGCTATCCACATG GCTGAAGTGTCATATAAATTATCCAAGGAAGAGGAAGGCCGAAGGAAAGAAAAGGAGGAAATTTTGGCAAAGCAAAAGGAAGAAGTAGAAAGGATGAAGATTCAGTATGACTTGTGCCTGAAAGAACTTCAGATGATCCAGGAGAAGAAGCTTGTACTAGAAAGTCAAATAACTGAGTCCTCCTATGCAGCACAGGAGTTAGAGGAGAAGATAATTCAAGCAGTGGAGCTTCTGATATCTTTTAGGAAGAAAAGGGATGAGCTGCAGATAGAGTGTGACAATGCAATTAAAGAAGTTAACCAATTCAGAAAGTTGGTAGAAGCTGATACCGATGAGCATTGTATCaaaaatttcttttcaatttctttttctgaCATCATAGAGGCTACACAAAATTTTGATCCAACCTCAAAGATTGGAGAAGGAAAACTCGGAAGTGTTTACAAGGGGATTATTCACAATGTAAAAGTAGCTATAAAGATGTTACCAGCTTGTGGTTCTTTAAGTGATTCAGATTTCCAACATAAG GCAGAAAGTTTGAGCAGGGTGAGGCATCCAAACCTTGTTACACTGATGGGGATTTGCTCAGAATCTAGGTCCCTTACATATGAATTCCTTGAAAAAGGAAACCTTGAAGATCACCTGGCTGGCCGAACAAAATCCCGCCCTCTTTGTTGGCAACATCGGATAAGAATTGCTGTTGAGATATGCTCTGCTCTTATCTTTCTGCATGCCAGCGACCCTTGCCTTGTCCACGGAAACTTGACACTTAGCAACATCCTCCTTGATGCTAAATTTATCAGCAAAATTAGTGATCTGGGAGTCCATCTCTTGGTTTCCCATAATGAGAATTCCAGTATTGATGGCATATTCTGTTGTAAGGATGACCCAGAGGCTTCTGATCCAGAATGTATCGATAAGGGACAGCTTACTGTGGAATCTGATGTTTACTCATTTGGTATTATACTTTTACGACTTTTGACTGCAAGACCAGCTTCAGGCATAGTGAGGGAGGTCAAGTGTGCTTGGGAAAGTGGGAACTTGGGTTCAGTTTTGGACTGTTCAGCTGGTGAATGGCCAACTGAACGAGCAAACCTATTAGCTTATCTAGCATTGAGGTGCTGTGCGAATGATCCTTTAAATCGACCTAATATGCTCTTAGATGTCTGGCCAACAATTGAGCCAATGAGAGATGTATCCACACCATGCCCGGATTCAAATACTTCATCTCAGGGTTCCAAGGGTCAACGACGAATTCCTCCTCATTTCGTTTGTCCTATCTTCCAG GAAGTTATGGAAGACCCATATATAGCAGCAGATGGTTATACATATGAAGGTGATGCAATAAAAGGATGGCTGTATAGCGGACATGATACTTCTCCGATGACAAACCTCAAGCTGGATACCTGCGATCTAATTCCCAATTATGCTCTCTATCGCGCAATTCAGGAATGGCAGCAACAGTCCTGA